One genomic window of Medicago truncatula cultivar Jemalong A17 chromosome 1, MtrunA17r5.0-ANR, whole genome shotgun sequence includes the following:
- the LOC11431344 gene encoding G-type lectin S-receptor-like serine/threonine-protein kinase SD2-5 has translation MRNHWPLFHIVNTLWLCLCIILLSEVVLVSASIQRIGKISPGFEGSQMNWIDRNGKFLVSNKQEFGFGFITTSNDNTLFLLAIVHMDSTKVVWTANRESPVSNSDKFVFDEEGNAFLQKGKNSVWSTNTSGMKVSSMELQDNGNLVLLGNDSNVIWQSFDHPTDTLLPMQKFTKGMKLISEPDSNNFTYVLEIESHSGNVLLSTGLQSPQPYWSMQNDIRKIPNENGDEVNFATLDANSWKFYDKRKSLLWQFIFSDAANATWIAVLGSDGFITFTNLKNKGSSGSSTTRIPQDSCSTPQPCGPYNICIGDKKCSCPSVLSSSPSCEPGFVSPCNSKSSVELVKGDDGLNYFALGFLPPSLKTDLIGCKNSCSENCSCLAMFFQSSSGNCYLLDRIGSFVKTDNDSGFASYIKVSRDGSSDTETDTAESRNRNVQTIVVVIIVIVTLFVISGMIYVGLKCSKKKENLPESLVENSDGDDDFLKSLTSMPIRFSYNNLETATNNFSVKLGQGGFGSVYKGILKDETQIAVKKLEGIGQGKKEFKVEVSTIGSIHHNHLVRLKGFCAEGSHKLLVYEYMENGSLDKWIFKKNKELSLDWNTRYKIAVGTAKGLAYLHEDCDSKIVHCDIKPENVLLDDNFEAKVSDFGLAKLMNREQSHVFTTMRGTRGYLAPEWITNYAISEKSDVYSYGMVLLEIIGGRKNYDPKENSEKSHFPSFAYKMMEQGKMEDLIDSEVKICENDVRVEIALNVAFLCIQEDMCLRPSMNKVVQMLEGLCDVPKVPNGSPLGSKFYLNLLRPTSESGTSSEPTEVNSDAYLSAVRLSGPR, from the coding sequence ATGAGAAATCATTGGCCTCTTTTCCATATTGTGAATACCCTATGGTTATGTTTGTGTATCATACTTTTGTCAGAAGTAGTTTTGGTTTCGGCTAGTATTCAACGGATTGGAAAGATCTCACCTGGATTTGAAGGCTCTCAAATGAATTGGATTGATAGGAATGGAAAATTTCTTGTGTCAAACAAACAAGAATTTGGTTTTGGCTTTATCACAACTTCAAATGACAACACATTGTTTCTACTTGCAATAGTCCACATGGATAGCACAAAAGTTGTTTGGACTGCAAATAGAGAATCTCCTGTTTCTAATTCTGATAAGTTTGTGTTTGATGAAGAGGGTAATGCTTTtttacaaaaaggaaaaaattcagTTTGGTCAACAAATACAAGTGGCATGAAAGTTTCTTCAATGGAATTACAAGACAATGGAAATTTAGTTTTGCTTGGAAATGATAGTAATGTGATTTGGCAAAGTTTTGATCATCCAACAGATACATTATTACCAATGCAAAAATTCACCAAAGGAATGAAACTTATCAGTGAACCTGATTCTAACAATTTCACCTATGTCCTCGAAATTGAATCACATTCTGGTAATGTTCTTCTTTCCACAGGTTTACAATCTCCACAGCCTTATTGGTCTATGCAAAATGATATCCGAAAAATACCTAATGAAAACGGCGACGAGGTAAATTTTGCAACTCTTGATGCAAATTCATGGAAGTTCTATGACAAAAGGAAATCATTGTTGtggcaatttattttttctgatGCTGCAAATGCAACTTGGATAGCAGTTTTAGGAAGTGATGGCTTCATAACTTTCACCAATCTTAAAAATAAAGGCTCAAGTGGTTCATCGACAACAAGAATACCTCAAGATTCTTGTAGTACACCACAACCTTGTGGACCTTATAACATATGCATTGGTGACAAAAAATGCAGTTGCCCTTCTGTTCTTAGCTCCAGTCCTAGCTGTGAACCGGGTTTTGTTTCGCCTTGTAACTCGAAAAGTTCCGTTGAGCTTGTTAAAGGTGATGATGGACTCAATTACTTTGCACTTGGATTTCTTCCACCTTCTTTGAAAACCGATTTGATTGGTTGCAAAAATTCTTGCAGTGAAAACTGCTCATGTCTTGCTATGTTCTTTCAAAGCAGTTCAGGAAACTGTTACCTTTTAGATAGGATTGGAAGCTTTGTGAAAACTGATAATGATTCTGGCTTTGCCTCTTACATTAAAGTCTCAAGAGACGGAAGTAGTGACACAGAAACAGACACAGCAGAAAGTAGAAACAGGAATGTGCAGACAATAGTTGTTGTGATCATTGTAATAGTAACATTGTTTGTCATTTCTGGCATGATTTATGTGGGACTAAAATgctcaaagaaaaaggaaaatttgcCTGAATCTCTGGTCGAGAATTCAGACGGTGATGACGATTTCTTGAAGAGTTTAACTAGTATGCCGATCCGTTTCAGCTACAACAATTTAGAAACTGCGACGAATAACTTCTCGGTGAAGTTAGGTCAAGGTGGTTTCGGTTCGGTATATAAAGGAATTCTAAAAGATGAAACTCAAATAGCTGTGAAGAAATTGGAAGGAATTGGTCAAGGGAAGAAAGAATTTAAGGTTGAAGTTAGCACAATTGGAAGCATTCATCACAATCATTTGGTAAGGCTTAAAGGTTTTTGTGCTGAAGGATCTCATAAACTTCTTGTTTATGAATATATGGAAAATGGTTCATTGGATAAATggatattcaaaaaaaataaagaattatcTTTGGATTGGAACACAAGGTACAAAATTGCAGTAGGAACAGCCAAAGGACTAGCTTATTTGCATGAAGATTGTGACTCAAAGATTGTTCATTGTGATATTAAACCAGAAAATGTGCTTTTAGATGATAATTTTGAAGCCAAAGTTTCCGATTTCGGTCTTGCGAAGCTCATGAACCGTGAACAAAGCCATGTTTTTACAACAATGAGAGGAACAAGAGGTTATTTAGCACCAGAATGGATCACAAACTATGCTATATCAGAGAAAAGTGATGTTTATAGCTATGGAATGGTGTTGTTAGAGATTATTGGAGGAAGGAAAAACTATGATCCTAAAGAAAATTCGGAGAAATCGCATTTTCCTTCTTTTGCTTATAAGATGATGGAACAAGGGAAGATGGAAGATTTAATTGACTCTGAGgtgaaaatatgtgaaaatgatgtgAGAGTTGAGATTGCTTTGAATGTTGCATTTTTGTGTATACAAGAAGATATGTGTTTGAGGCCTTCTATGAATAAAGTTGTACAAATGCTTGAGGGTCTATGTGATGTTCCTAAGGTACCAAATGGGTCTCCATTAGgttctaaattttatttaaatttgcttAGACCAACAAGTGAGAGTGGGACTTCTTCAGAACCAACAGAGGTGAATAGTGATGCATATCTCTCGGCTGTTAGACTTTCAGGGCCAAGATAA
- the LOC11431779 gene encoding agamous-like MADS-box protein AGL62 translates to MSSGRKSRGRQKIEMKKMSNESNLQVTFSKRRSGLFKKASELCTLCGADVALIIFSPGEKVFSFGQPNVDTVIDHYLSRVPLKNNGTMQFIEAHRSANVRELNIQLTQINQLLDNEKKRDEELSHLRKANETQFWWAGSVDGMNRAQLEVFKKALEEIKKLVAHHANRLVIQAAPTQTFPFFVGNGSSSNMPLDHQPNPRQTQMFPAQLFQNPMLQPHLFGFNNMGGGGGYGPSRFF, encoded by the coding sequence ATGTCGAGTGGAAGGAAAAGCCGAGGTCGCCAAAAGATTGAGATGAAAAAAATGAGCAACGAGAGCAACTTGCAAGTGACTTTCTCGAAGCGCCGTAGTGGGCTCTTCAAGAAAGCCAGTGAGCTTTGCACTCTCTGTGGTGCAGATGTTGCTCTCATTATTTTCTCACCTGGGGAGAAGGTATTTTCATTTGGCCAACCCAATGTTGATACGGTCATAGATCATTATCTCTCTCGAGTCCCACTCAAAAACAATGGTACCATGCAATTCATTGAGGCTCACCGTAGTGCCAACGTGCGCGAGCTGAATATTCAACTGACTCAGATCAACCAGCTACTGGACAATGAGAAGAAACGTGATGAAGAGCTGAGCCACTTGCGCAAGGCGAATGAGACTCAATTTTGGTGGGCTGGTTCCGTTGATGGGATGAATAGGGCCCAACTTGAAGTTTTCAAAAAGGCTTTGGAGGAGATTAAGAAACTTGTTGCACATCATGCTAACAGGCTTGTAATCCAGGCTGCTCCTACTCAAACCTTTccattttttgttggaaatggTTCATCCTCTAACATGCCTCTCGATCATCAACCAAATCCTCGGCAAACTCAAATGTTTCCAGCACAACTTTTTCAGAACCCTATGTTGCAACCTCATCTGTTTGGTTTCAACAATATGGGGGGAGGAGGTGGATATGGACCCTCCAGATTCTTTTGA